A stretch of the Flavobacterium sp. 5 genome encodes the following:
- a CDS encoding M3 family metallopeptidase yields MNILLQKFDTKLDTAPFSNIKNENYFPAFQEAIDLAKAEIDAIVNNAENPTFENTIETLSFSGDTLDRISNIFFNLNSAETSDEMQKIAQEVSPLLSEFGNDVTLNADLFARVKTVYDQKDSLILNPEQTTLLDKQYKSFSRNGANLAEDKKNQLREIDKELSKLSLQFGENVLAETNAFELHLTDEKDLAGLPEGTIEAARSLAKEQKKEGWIFTLDHPSYIPFVTYADNRELRKKMAIAFGARCFQNNELDNQEIVLKIAKLRFDRANLLGYKTHAHFVLEERMAESPEKVLSFSNDLLAKAKPAAQKEFDQLSAFAKKLDGIEQLEKWDGAYYSEKLKQQLFNLDDEKLKPYFQLEKVLNGAFTIAGKLYGLTFTEVFDIDKYHEEVTTYEVTDQNNELVAVFYADFFPRKGKRNGAWMTSFKSQYIKDGTNERPHISNVCNFTKPTETKPSLLTFNEVTTLFHEFGHGLHGMLANTTYPNLSGTSVYWDFVELPSQIMENWCYEPEALALFAHHYETGEVIPQEYVEKIKESASFQEGLATMRQLSFGLLDMAWHGQDPTNITDLKAFETEQFKSTQLYPDVKENAMSTAFSHIFQGGYSSGYYSYKWAEVLDADAFAYFQEKGIFNKEVADKFKDNLLSKGGTEHPMILYKRFRGQEPKPDALLKRAGLL; encoded by the coding sequence ATGAATATTTTACTTCAAAAATTTGACACAAAGCTTGACACAGCGCCATTTTCTAACATAAAAAACGAAAATTATTTTCCTGCCTTCCAAGAAGCAATTGATTTAGCAAAAGCCGAAATTGATGCCATTGTTAACAATGCAGAGAATCCTACTTTTGAAAATACAATTGAAACTTTATCTTTTAGCGGAGACACTTTAGACCGAATTTCTAATATCTTTTTTAATTTAAACTCGGCAGAAACAAGCGATGAAATGCAAAAAATTGCTCAAGAAGTTTCTCCTTTGTTATCTGAATTTGGAAATGACGTTACACTAAACGCAGATTTATTCGCAAGAGTTAAAACCGTTTATGATCAAAAAGATTCTTTGATTTTAAATCCTGAACAAACGACACTCCTAGACAAACAATACAAAAGTTTTTCTAGAAACGGAGCAAATTTAGCTGAGGATAAAAAAAACCAGTTGCGAGAGATAGACAAAGAATTATCGAAATTGAGTTTACAATTTGGCGAAAATGTTTTGGCAGAAACCAATGCTTTCGAATTACACTTAACTGATGAAAAGGATTTAGCAGGATTACCAGAAGGTACAATCGAAGCGGCTCGCTCATTAGCGAAAGAGCAAAAAAAAGAAGGTTGGATTTTTACCTTAGATCATCCGAGTTACATTCCGTTTGTAACTTATGCTGACAATAGAGAATTACGCAAAAAAATGGCTATTGCTTTTGGTGCCAGATGTTTTCAGAACAATGAATTAGACAACCAAGAAATAGTTTTAAAAATAGCCAAATTACGTTTTGACAGAGCCAATCTTTTGGGATATAAAACTCATGCTCATTTTGTCCTTGAAGAACGTATGGCCGAAAGTCCTGAGAAAGTTTTATCTTTTTCGAATGATTTATTAGCTAAAGCAAAACCAGCTGCACAAAAAGAATTTGATCAATTATCGGCTTTCGCCAAAAAATTAGATGGAATCGAACAACTTGAGAAATGGGATGGCGCTTATTATTCTGAAAAATTGAAACAACAATTATTCAATTTAGACGATGAAAAACTTAAACCTTACTTTCAATTAGAAAAGGTTCTGAACGGAGCTTTTACTATTGCAGGCAAATTATACGGATTAACTTTTACAGAAGTTTTTGACATTGACAAATACCACGAAGAAGTGACTACTTATGAAGTAACCGATCAAAATAACGAATTGGTTGCTGTTTTCTATGCTGATTTCTTTCCAAGAAAAGGTAAAAGAAATGGTGCTTGGATGACTTCATTCAAATCTCAATACATCAAAGACGGTACAAACGAAAGACCACACATTTCGAATGTTTGCAACTTTACAAAACCTACTGAAACCAAACCATCACTTTTGACTTTTAATGAAGTGACAACCTTATTCCACGAATTTGGACACGGTTTACACGGAATGTTAGCCAATACAACTTATCCGAATTTATCAGGAACATCAGTTTATTGGGATTTTGTAGAATTACCAAGTCAGATTATGGAAAATTGGTGTTACGAACCAGAAGCTTTGGCGTTATTCGCCCATCATTATGAAACTGGCGAAGTGATTCCACAAGAATATGTAGAAAAAATCAAAGAAAGTGCTAGTTTTCAAGAAGGATTGGCAACTATGCGCCAATTGAGTTTTGGATTGTTGGATATGGCTTGGCATGGACAAGATCCGACTAATATTACTGATTTAAAAGCTTTTGAAACTGAACAATTTAAATCTACTCAATTGTATCCTGATGTAAAAGAAAATGCAATGAGTACTGCTTTTTCACATATATTTCAAGGAGGTTATTCTTCTGGATATTACAGCTATAAATGGGCTGAAGTTTTGGATGCCGATGCATTTGCTTATTTCCAAGAAAAAGGAATTTTCAATAAGGAAGTAGCAGATAAATTTAAAGATAATTTACTTTCAAAAGGAGGAACAGAACATCCAATGATTTTATACAAGCGTTTTAGAGGACAAGAGCCAAAACCAGATGCATTGTTAAAGAGAGCTGGGCTTTTATAA